From one Amycolatopsis sp. FDAARGOS 1241 genomic stretch:
- a CDS encoding aldehyde dehydrogenase family protein produces MQPTVLAGVDPAAEVPLGPLVTVTPYDDFGDALSLVERAVARLPAGGIGINRLPAEPPDTPPERIVEFTRPRRVVIR; encoded by the coding sequence TTGCAGCCGACCGTCCTCGCCGGCGTCGACCCGGCGGCGGAGGTGCCCCTCGGTCCGCTCGTCACCGTCACCCCCTACGACGACTTCGGCGACGCACTTTCACTCGTCGAGCGGGCTGTGGCGCGGCTGCCGGCCGGCGGCATCGGGATCAACCGGCTGCCCGCCGAGCCGCCGGACACTCCACCGGAGCGGATCGTGGAGTTCACGCGGCCACGCCGGGTCGTGATCAGGTGA
- a CDS encoding CotH kinase family protein encodes MSAQEQHALDSLYEIDNVLTVDIVMPRADWDAVRTEEPAGGRCNFDWTGRSRFTWRKATSVEISGTKFPARTSFAEVGIKKKSFCGSFSNDKPCLHLDFGKFRDANKPLIANLIGSRYLTLDNSVQDSTFVRQPLGYKLLELAGLPHSRCNFARVRVNGILIGQGTAAPAPGVFVNAEPVMPRYLERNFGNVKGNLYELEHNDDFVDGRFDFIGVEDLSKFDDKADLRFAIDHIAAYGLAGAAEVFDLDQFIKLYAMEFFLKHWDGYSGNTNNTYAYNDVDAVTSPGAGDVKFKLIPWGVDQTLQPARHFAVRTSGLLAKLVRNDGSRGVQLSDQIRTYRDTVFGRKTQQEVLTPLFERMGAVLTGLGVPDVPAQLITVRKQLRLATSAGYLCAGLPGPDGAYVREDATNECLHASTEPIPAVPGTPPNFEVVHRPRPGAVEDSDLWSFGALGAGTSVTSKATGRFLHASAMTSPQGHQLLYTCAASNSDHADEFSVTNIDPVGDDSSFSGYFTLSSIRTGQGAVFGTDPTQDGSPRVYQGAAPSKLYFT; translated from the coding sequence ATGAGCGCTCAGGAGCAGCACGCACTCGATTCCCTGTACGAGATCGACAATGTGCTCACTGTCGACATCGTGATGCCACGGGCCGACTGGGACGCGGTGCGGACCGAGGAGCCGGCCGGCGGGCGGTGCAACTTCGACTGGACCGGCCGCAGCCGCTTCACCTGGCGGAAGGCGACGTCGGTCGAGATCTCCGGCACGAAGTTTCCCGCGCGGACTTCGTTCGCCGAAGTCGGGATCAAGAAGAAGTCGTTCTGCGGTTCCTTCAGCAACGACAAACCGTGCCTGCACCTCGACTTCGGAAAGTTCCGCGACGCCAACAAACCGCTGATCGCGAACCTCATCGGGTCGCGGTACCTCACGCTCGACAACTCCGTGCAGGATTCCACGTTCGTGCGGCAGCCGCTCGGCTACAAGTTACTCGAACTCGCCGGGTTACCGCATTCCCGGTGCAATTTCGCCCGTGTCCGCGTGAACGGCATCCTGATCGGCCAGGGCACCGCCGCGCCGGCCCCCGGCGTCTTCGTGAACGCCGAACCCGTCATGCCGCGTTACCTCGAGCGCAATTTCGGTAATGTGAAGGGGAATCTGTACGAACTGGAGCACAATGACGACTTCGTCGACGGCCGGTTCGACTTCATCGGCGTGGAAGACCTGTCGAAGTTCGACGACAAAGCCGACCTGCGGTTCGCCATCGACCACATCGCCGCCTACGGGCTGGCCGGGGCAGCCGAGGTGTTCGACCTCGACCAGTTCATCAAGCTCTACGCGATGGAGTTCTTCCTCAAGCACTGGGACGGCTACTCCGGCAACACGAACAACACCTACGCCTACAACGACGTCGACGCCGTCACGTCCCCCGGCGCGGGCGACGTCAAGTTCAAGCTCATCCCGTGGGGCGTCGACCAGACCCTGCAGCCCGCGCGCCACTTCGCGGTCCGGACCAGCGGCCTGCTGGCGAAGCTGGTCCGCAACGACGGCAGCCGCGGCGTGCAGCTGTCGGACCAGATCCGCACCTACCGCGACACCGTCTTCGGCCGCAAGACGCAGCAGGAGGTGCTGACGCCGCTGTTCGAACGGATGGGCGCCGTGCTGACCGGCCTCGGGGTGCCCGACGTGCCGGCGCAGCTCATCACCGTCCGCAAGCAGCTGCGGCTGGCCACCTCCGCCGGCTACCTCTGCGCGGGCCTGCCGGGTCCCGACGGCGCCTACGTCCGTGAGGACGCGACCAACGAGTGTCTCCACGCGAGCACCGAACCGATCCCCGCCGTCCCCGGCACCCCGCCGAACTTCGAGGTCGTCCACCGCCCCCGCCCGGGAGCCGTCGAGGACTCGGACCTGTGGTCCTTCGGTGCGCTCGGCGCCGGCACGTCGGTCACCAGCAAGGCGACCGGCCGCTTCCTCCACGCGAGTGCCATGACGTCACCGCAAGGCCACCAGCTGCTCTACACGTGCGCCGCCAGCAACTCCGACCACGCCGACGAATTCAGCGTCACCAACATCGACCCGGTCGGTGACGACTCCAGCTTCAGCGGTTACTTCACCCTCTCCAGCATCCGCACCGGTCAGGGCGCGGTCTTCGGCACCGACCCGACGCAGGACGGGAGTCCACGGGTGTACCAGGGTGCGGCACCGTCGAAGCTGTACTTCACCTGA
- a CDS encoding DUF1269 domain-containing protein, with the protein MASHKDAPVDLYIAAYSDPDAARGDWAALKQLAHEDVIKVDGLILVSRRTDGKIHVDDDFHTARKGATWGAVGGAVVGLIFPPSLLAGALVGAGVGGGVGGLKSHSEKKAIKAEVEDTLPPDSSGIVAMFEERWATEVDNALPRAENVTKEKVDSDSAEQVKSAATPPAPTDKA; encoded by the coding sequence ATGGCATCGCACAAGGACGCACCCGTCGACCTGTACATCGCCGCCTACTCGGACCCCGATGCGGCCCGTGGCGACTGGGCCGCCCTGAAACAGCTCGCCCACGAAGACGTGATCAAGGTCGACGGCCTGATCCTCGTCAGCCGCCGCACCGACGGCAAGATCCACGTCGACGACGACTTCCACACCGCGCGCAAGGGCGCCACGTGGGGCGCTGTCGGCGGGGCGGTCGTCGGCCTGATCTTCCCGCCTTCGCTGCTGGCCGGCGCGCTGGTCGGGGCCGGCGTCGGCGGCGGGGTCGGCGGGCTCAAGTCGCACTCGGAGAAGAAGGCGATCAAGGCCGAGGTCGAGGACACGCTGCCGCCGGACAGCTCGGGCATCGTCGCGATGTTCGAGGAGCGCTGGGCTACCGAGGTCGACAACGCTCTGCCCCGCGCCGAGAACGTCACCAAGGAGAAAGTCGACAGCGACAGCGCCGAGCAGGTCAAATCCGCGGCCACCCCACCCGCGCCGACGGACAAAGCGTAA